The DNA region CATGCTTGATCTAGTTTAAAGATAGGCAGTAGTTCAATAGGAACTATTATCCACCTATTGAGATATTATATGGCCAAAGGAATAAAGCAGAAACTATATAGTACAGTCGCTTGAGGTCGAGCCGCTATTGGGGAGTGCTGTTAGGTGACATCAAATATCTCTAGTGGCTCAAGTTCTACCAAAATCTCAGTTTATTAAGCTTACATGCAAACTAAATGGCCGCTATAATTCCAAAAGCTGCCACCACACCTAACGTTTTTACTATGTCCCAGTTCGGCAGTCCAGTGCCAGGAACGGCCATGACCAGAATTAAAAACGGATACCGAAGTAGCCTTAAGATAAAGCAGTTAGTTATTAATTTTTACGCTTAATACTAACTAGACCAATCATCGCCGAACCAAATAGCCAGATTGCTGCTGGAACTGGAACCATAGCAGGTTGAGTATGTGACCAGATTACAAATACATACTTATCTTCGTAGGTTGTATCCCATGCAGCATAAGCGCTGTGATCACCCACACCGTTGCCAATAGCTGAGACACCATGAAGAGCAAGCAGAGAAAAAAAGTGACCATCATACGGATTATAAACCGTAAGTAACCCGCAATAGAATTCATCGTCACAACCCAATAATGAATCATCAGTTCTATCCCAAGCACCGATAAACAGCTGATCAACTAGAGCCTGAGAAGCGAGCATAGCTTCATCGAATGTGTGGAATGTAAAATCGGTGACCTGATCACACCCATTAAAGATGTCAATACACGATCCTTCCGACAGCCTAATGCTATAAAACGAATTATTAACTTCAATTCCCTCTGCGCCATAAATCTGGCCATTACTGTCAGTCAAGATAGTAACGGCCGCATTAGATATAAGAGGTAAGATTAGAAAGCCTAATATGGCTAAAATTTTATTCTGCATGATGAAGCGTCCTTACTATTTTTATTAAGATACATTCTTACGTACTTGAAGCTGTTGAGTCAAACGGGTTATGTAAAATACTCCGGCAGTTACTGGCAAATGATGTCGTACTACCAATAATGGGGACGTATCAACTGTCGGTTAAGGGTCAACAACTGCCGAAGCAACCATTTAGCTTACATGTAAACTAAATGACCGCTATAATTCCAAAAGCTGCCATCACATCTAACTATTTCACTATATCCTGCCTCGGTAGTTAAGTGCCTGACCGCAAAGGATCATAAAAACGCCGCTGAAATTGCATTAAGATAATCACCATAACATCCGCAAATTATCGACGAGATAAGCTTTTCTCTCACAAAAGCCTATCAATGAGACCCTGCCAACCCGATTGTTAACGCTAGGAAAATGCAGGTGGCAAACGGTCTATCAATGACATTCCCCCTTTCTTTAAGCTTAACGTCGATGATCATGACAGACCCAAGCACATCGAATTACCCGCTGATTTATAAGATTACATCTCGCTGTTAACTGTCTTGTTGCGCTGCTGTAAGAATGGCTTTGCGAATCCTCGGGTAGGACCCACATCTGCATAGATTGCCCGACATGGCATTGTCTATGTCATCATCAGACGGTGCTGGGTTGTTAGCAAGCAGTGCCGTGGCCGCCATAATTTGTCCTGATTGACAGTACCCACACTGTGACACTTCTTCTTGTATCCATGCTTGTTGAACGGGGTGCAAGGTATCACCATCACTCAAGCCTTCAATGGTTACCACTGTACGATCTGCGATTGAAGAAATGGGAAGGGAGCAGCTGCGCACAGGAATGCCTTCAACATGAACGGTACAAGCGCCACATTGACCAATTCCACATCCATATTTTGAGCCTGTTAATTTAAATATGTCGCGGATAACCCAAAGCAAAGGCATTTCATCGGGGACTTCGGCGCGGACAACTTGGCCATTTAGCGTAAACTCAATCATGATAGTACCGGGGCTCCAGCCGCTAAGGGGGCTTGTGCAAAACTGGTTTGATAGTGCTTGAATTCAGAATTTTGCATTATCGGCAAAGAACGTATTCTCATGCCGGTTGCCTGAAAAATCGCATTAGTGAGTGCGGGTGCAACACCCGGCACTGCAGGTTCGCCCATTCCACCGGGCCGTTGTTTGGGGCTGTCCAACAAAATGGTTTCAATAGTCGGCGTTTCGTTCATTCGCATGCGTTTATAGTTATTAAAATTATCCTGCTGTGCGACGCCATCTACAAAAGTGACTTGCTCAAACAACGCGGAAGAAAGTCCATCGATGATAGAACTTTCCACTTGGGCAATAACATTGTTGGGGTGAATGACCTGACCGCAATCAACAGCACAGACGACGCGTTTTACTATTAAGGTATGGTTTTCATTAACCTCAACTTCAATAGCGTGAGCGACCACGCTGCCATGAGATTCAGTGACGGCAAAACCAATATTGGTTAAACCTTTAACGCGCGTCTCAACGGCTTTCAGTACGGCTAGATGGCGCGGCTGATTGTTTAAGCTTTTTAAACGAACAGCCAACGGTGAGTGATTAGCTGCAGCTGCCAATTCGTCGATAAAACTTTCCATAAAAAAAACATTCCAGGATTTGCTAACGCTACGCCAGGCGCCGGCCGGTATATGTGAATCGACCGGGATATAGCTAACCTTTAAATTCTCGATAGCATACATACTTGGGTTAACGGTACTCACCATCGAGCTGTCCTTGCGTGCATCGCCGCCCCTTGGGTTAGGTGTGCGCTTATAAAGGCTAGCCACTACGGATTGCATCACCAGCGAAAAATCAATGGCCGTAAGTTTCCCGCTTGAATCTATAGCGCCTTGAATTTTGCACAGTCCAGCGGGGCGATACATATCATGAAGAACATCCTGCTCCCTTGACCACATCAACTTAACCGGACGACCGGGAAAACGCATAGCGGCCGAAACCGCTTGCTCAACGAAATCCAGCTCGGATCGACGGCCAAAGCCACCGCCTAAAAACGTGGTATGGACCATCACCTTTGATGGGTCGATGCCAGTAATTTCAGCGCCCACATCACGCGCCATAGAATGTGCCTGAGTCGGCGCCCAAATGGTTAAGCTATCATTTTCAAACAATGCCGTCGCATTCATCGGTTCCATGCAGACATGAGCAAGATAGGGAACATCATAACTGGCGGTAACAACGGATTGCGATGCGCTCTGTGCGTTTTTTAGAGCGGCATTAACATCGCCATCTTGTCTGAATATCACAAGGTCGGGGTCATTCAGTTTCTCACGATATTCCTGATATAAGGTGTCGCTGTTGACGGTGCCATCAACGGGAGGCTTGGAAATAACCTTGATTCGTTTCGCTGCCTCCAGCGCAATCCAGCTGTTATCTGCCACTACGGCAACAGCCATTTCTATACCAGGCTTGCCGACAGGAAAAATTGCTTGAATACCGTTGCGATCAGTTAACGCTTCTGCTGAAAAGGATTCGATTTCGCTACCGGCAATAGGGCCGTGCATGACAGCGCCATAGAGCATATCAGGGAGTTGTATATCGAGTCCGTAAGTGGCTTTGCCGGTGACTTTGAGAGGCTCGTCAATGCGCGGAGGATTGGTACCAATCAGACGAAAATCTGCTGGTGATTTTAGTATTGGATTACCGGGTGGCTTTTCTTTTGCGGCCGCTTCAGCCAGTTCACCATAACTGAGCTGTTCACCAGTCGAGGGATTGATAACATAGCCTTTGCGCGTGTCCAATTGCTCTTTTGGTACATGCCAGCGTTTGGCTGCTGCGCTAATAAGCATTTGCCGGGCGCTAGCCCCAGCTGGCCTTAATGTATCCCAGGCATCAACGGTACTTGAGCTACCAATAGTGATTGATAAGCCCATGGCGTGAAACACTTCACGAACAAGCCAGGTGCCGGCACCTTTAGCAACGCTTGCGTCAGGGTCGCCAAAAGGCTGACCACCTTTCATCATGCCAAAGTTAAAGTAATCGCGATCTACCGGAGTAAATTCAAAAGTGATTGATTGCCAGTCCGCATCGAGTTCCTCCGCTAACAGTATAGCCAAAGTATTGATGATACCTTGGCCCATTTCAGCACGATGAATGCCGATAGTCACTTCGCCATCCGGGGAGATTTTTAACCACGCGTTAAAAGTAACGGCTTGTTTGCCCGTGTTAGCAAATTTTTCTGTCGCACTACCATCATCAAGTTGATGACTTGCATAGGTAATACCCAAGGCAAGACCGCCGCCAGTTGCTAACCCTGCAATAAGAAAAGAGCGTCGTGAAATCATCGATTGATGCTACCAGTTAAGGCTTCAATTGAATAGGCAATGTCTTGTGCCGCTAAAGTAAAGATTTGCCAAGCACTAATACGCCAACTTAAAGCTGAGGCTGCGCCCGCTCAATAATTGCTTTGCAGTCAACACCATTGGGTAAGGTGCCATAATTTAATCCGGATTCATGCAAACCCAGGCTGCCACTGATACGTGAAGCAATAAATCCTTCCGCCACAAACTGATTTCCGTTTTTCAGTAACACACTGGCTTGCAAACCTAGCGCCAGCTTCTCGACTATCGCGCGCGAGCGATATTCCAGAGTAGATACATCCACAAAATCATCTTTTAAATTATTTAAAAATTTGTCAAAACGATTATCCAAACCAGAGGCACTGGCAAGTTCAGCCAGAAAAGCGTCAATCACTTTCGACTCTTTTTTCATTGCCCGCAACACATCCAGACATTGCACATTACCGGAGC from Oceanicoccus sp. KOV_DT_Chl includes:
- a CDS encoding (2Fe-2S)-binding protein; protein product: MIEFTLNGQVVRAEVPDEMPLLWVIRDIFKLTGSKYGCGIGQCGACTVHVEGIPVRSCSLPISSIADRTVVTIEGLSDGDTLHPVQQAWIQEEVSQCGYCQSGQIMAATALLANNPAPSDDDIDNAMSGNLCRCGSYPRIRKAILTAAQQDS
- a CDS encoding xanthine dehydrogenase family protein molybdopterin-binding subunit, whose translation is MISRRSFLIAGLATGGGLALGITYASHQLDDGSATEKFANTGKQAVTFNAWLKISPDGEVTIGIHRAEMGQGIINTLAILLAEELDADWQSITFEFTPVDRDYFNFGMMKGGQPFGDPDASVAKGAGTWLVREVFHAMGLSITIGSSSTVDAWDTLRPAGASARQMLISAAAKRWHVPKEQLDTRKGYVINPSTGEQLSYGELAEAAAKEKPPGNPILKSPADFRLIGTNPPRIDEPLKVTGKATYGLDIQLPDMLYGAVMHGPIAGSEIESFSAEALTDRNGIQAIFPVGKPGIEMAVAVVADNSWIALEAAKRIKVISKPPVDGTVNSDTLYQEYREKLNDPDLVIFRQDGDVNAALKNAQSASQSVVTASYDVPYLAHVCMEPMNATALFENDSLTIWAPTQAHSMARDVGAEITGIDPSKVMVHTTFLGGGFGRRSELDFVEQAVSAAMRFPGRPVKLMWSREQDVLHDMYRPAGLCKIQGAIDSSGKLTAIDFSLVMQSVVASLYKRTPNPRGGDARKDSSMVSTVNPSMYAIENLKVSYIPVDSHIPAGAWRSVSKSWNVFFMESFIDELAAAANHSPLAVRLKSLNNQPRHLAVLKAVETRVKGLTNIGFAVTESHGSVVAHAIEVEVNENHTLIVKRVVCAVDCGQVIHPNNVIAQVESSIIDGLSSALFEQVTFVDGVAQQDNFNNYKRMRMNETPTIETILLDSPKQRPGGMGEPAVPGVAPALTNAIFQATGMRIRSLPIMQNSEFKHYQTSFAQAPLAAGAPVLS